The Silene latifolia isolate original U9 population chromosome Y, ASM4854445v1, whole genome shotgun sequence sequence TGCCTCACACATATTTCTCACCTCTCTCTCTTCCTCCccaccttctctctaaaactccacaGCCACCACAGACAACTACAACATCCCGCCACCAAACACGACCGTCACCGCTCACCACGCCTCATTTTTCAGCCGCTCACACCTCCACCACCATCTAGTCGCCTGAACCCCACACCACGTCTTCTTTTGCGGCTGCCCACGCCTCCACCACCTACCTGCTACCACCACgcaccaccaacagccgcacaTTCGCCTTCTCCCTTTGCTTTTTTCTTTTTCAGAACTGAAAAAAAGTGTTTATTGTTGGTTGTTTCGTCTTCTCCCTTTCGCATTAGGCGAGCCGATGGTTAGAGGAGTCGCCAGTGGACTcgttttttcagttttttttttttttttagttagtttgttgttgttggtggcggCGACAAAAGAGGTGTTGCTAGCGGTTATGGCTGCCGCCTCTGTcccttctcctttctctcttttattttccAGATCTATAGTGTTTGTTGTCGGTGGTGGGTCATTTGTGGGGATGGGGATTGTGGTGGTGATGTCGtgggttcttttttttttttattaaatggtGGTGCGTGGTGTCTGGTGGTCAGAGGTGGTGGCTGGTGGTCATGGGTCGGGTGGTTGGAGGATGGTGGTTATGGGTGATTATTaatatatggactaaagttactgtactatatggactaaagttatggaCAAAAGTTACGACCATATGGACTAATTATACTCCAAGGACTTAAATTACAAATCACAGAAAACTACACACTTTTATATTGAAAATGGCCTGAaaaccattaaagtttcactcatcACCATTAAAATTTCACacgtttaacattaaagtttcattcataaatcactgaaaattaaataaatattaattaaagtttcattcttcaaatggcctaaaaaaattaaagtttcattcgtcaCCATTAAAGTTCCACTCGTTTAACGttaaagtttcattcataaatcaatgaaattaaataaattttagtcacaattacatcattacataaattcaatttttatttattaaaatggcctaaaaaaattaaagtttcacttttaagctTTAAAGTTGAACTCGTatactattaaagttacattcaaaaatcagttaaattaaattaatattaatcACAATCACACCatttcataaattcaaatttttatattaaaaatggcctaaaaaaattaaagtttcaattttaagcattaaagtttcacccgttaaacattaaagttatatttaaaaatacataaatttaattttttatttacaaaatgactttaaaaaattaaagtttcaatcataaagaattaaatttgctctcacatattaaagtttcacttataaaacattaaagtttcatttcaaaaattgattagaagtctcaaatctcaaccatcactCTAAAAGATCtaatggcttagattaggacttagggactcaattatttaggtggactcatttgaacttgcctctctctatatatatatatatatatatatatatatatatatatatatatatatatatatatatacttaaaaaAGGAACTTTTGAAGCGATATCATTGGCTACTGTGTTTGTAAACTACTTAAAAATATTGAAATTAAACaagaaattaaataattaatcagTCACTAATAGTCGTTTTATCGGTGTAGGAGTCTCAAGTATTATATTGTTAAACAAGTAGCCTATGAACTATCTAATATCTATATAAGCGGTATTATTATTAACACCTCCTTCCATTCACGTCTATATTTTGGATtgatttattgtttttttttttttttgcaaatttttgttagatttgtGGGTTATATAATAAGATACCATATGTTACTTATCCATTGTAAAATTATTATGAGCTTTTTCTTATATCACCGATGAACTTTGTAGCATTAAGATTTTTTATGACCTTTTAATGTTTACCGTTATTACTTATACTTTGGCCTCCATAATGTgatataatatactccctccaagtgTTTTGAATCTTCCCCTTTGTTTTTttgcaccaaaaataaggaaatcaaTAAAAAAATGGATAAAGTAGTGTAAGTTgtggagagagaaaataataaaaaataaaaaatgaataaaGAATGAAAAAAGTAGTGaaagttgttgattttttaggagagatGATGAATAAAGAATTAATAAAAGTGTatcaaaaaaagaaaggggaagatagaAAAATAGTCTCAAAAGGGAAATAGGGAAGATTGAAAAAACATGGAGGGAGTACTAATGATAACCTCTTTCGTCATTTCAGGATTTTAGTTCAACTTCATTGAAGAAATATCTCAACGTAGAAACAGGTTAATCATCTTCGTTTGTATATTGCCATGAAGCACTTTAATGGGACAAACAATTATTTTGACCAAGCTATTAGAACTATGGAAATCACAAGATGAACTAAGGTAATACACATATTTAAAGGGGTATTTTTTTACTCCATATCAATAAGTTTTTGGGTATTGTGTATACCTCATTTATCTCCTAATTtcattgtttaatttattttctttGGTTAATGTGTGGACTTAACGTATCTTAATAAAAGCATGTTTAGCTTGACTAACGACGGGTCTAATACATGGACACATCACGTTTACTGTATATGAGGTACTCTGTATATTATTAGTCGAAAGATTTGGGAGAGACTGACTCGATGAGCATCTTACGATATTGATATAAGAGCAAACATCTTTTGGATATTTTACTATTTGAAATTATGATTTTATTTAAAGAGAGATTATATATTAAAAGAGAGATAAGAGAGATTAGCATTAAAAAACATAATTTTATGAACGAATTATTTGCATTAATCGTTGGTACAAATTAAAGATCGAGGACTATATAAGTTTAAAACAACTCACATCTAGTTGTATTATTGATAAAATTTTAAGTCGGCAGATTTGTGGAGACTGACCATTCTCGAACATTTGGTTttcctataaaaaaaaaaaaatttaaacccCATACGACAGATTTGTGGAGACTGACCATTCTCGAGACGACAAAGCTGAAAATGAGATTTAGGATAGTTTTTTcataaatataataaattataGCGTTTTCATATAACCTAATTAAGAAGAAATAGTTGCTTTAGGATAGAACTTTATCATTTAGTAACATAGAAACTCCTAAACAAGTTCTCAAATTCTCGCAGCATCGGAGTTACGCAAGAGCTAGCACCAAGCTTTCCCAATAACTTTACAAACACTAAAAGTCTAGAAATCTAATACGGAGTAATTGTTTAATTAAAATAGGCTTACTTATTTATATAGTGATGTTTATGTTGTGTTTGCGTCTATGTCTTCGTCTTTTTCTCTACTTTAAAATGTCATATTAAAAtcttatcaaaagttttttcaaATTGTATTAAAAGattacatttatatatatatatatatatatatatatatatatatatatatatatatatatatatatatttttattgaaaaaagagaataaaatcttaTCAAGAGTTTTGGACGATGAACAGAAAATGGATGATGATACTTTAAAGGCTTAAAGcggaacacaaattctcattgaaagcgtgtccgtcacaagcaagacgctttgaaaGCGGAAAACGAAATACAATGTGATCCATGTCACACCAAGCCAGTAAATTTGTAGGCACCCAAGAAATTAACGTTACTACACTTCCCCATATAGGTACATCCATATTATATGGAGTACTCCCTATGAGGCTATGATAAATGATTATTGTTTTACAAGATCCTTCATTACGGTATTCTCTTATGAAATACACTCGATGTGTTAATTTGATGCTTCAATTGGTAACTTTTTTTTATTGTAGGGTTATTGTATAATTAAGGAGAGCGTTAATTAATAACAATTTCATGAATAAATTGTGTTGCTTAATATTTCCCCTCTTGAGTTTATAGTCGTTCCATGTTTCTGAAAAGAATTTAGAATTTTTTACCATTTCGTGTACTTTTTATACAATGTAAAACTCAGAAGTCATAATAACCTAACTCATTATTTGTTTGCATAACCTAAATGCCTAAATCAAATTGTGAATAATGTAGCTTAATATTTCTCTCTCGGAATGAATACAGTTATTTTATCATACAATGGAATTATTATAGTTATACTCCGTATTACTTATATACTATTATATTGTGTTTTTGATTTAGAAACTTCATGAGTGACAACAATTTGCAGAGGACAAGATTCCAGTTCCTTGATCGACTTTAATGGCAGACTTATATACATTCCGTTTTACAATGGAGATAATCACTCAAGTCTTTAGCATAGGCACATAGCAGAAGATGTTTAAAAATACACTATTAACTAGCTCAATAATTATTACGAGTAGTAATGATTACTCTCTTCGttccagtcatttgtttacctttgatttttgCACAAAGATTAAGAAAAAAGGAGGGTCGATTACTTAGATGAcatgtggaacaaattgagtgttacgattagacctggcaaaagtataccgaacccgaaaaaccgatcgaaacactactacaaatccaggcaactacaacgccccttcaacaacgattattcacgaaaatcacaatagacgttgtagaatgtatggcgagaattttactaaaatgaattacaacgggtatggttataaaacccgttgttataagttttaacaacgggttacacatgcacaaccgttgttaataatttggcgcaaaattgacgcaaagttagtgaaaagtaatcacaacggttacttttggaacccgttgttaaaacttatttgacaacggttgttgatttacaaccgttgttaaaacttatttgacaacggttgttctttataaccgttgtcaataccttccatactataaaccacacaaacacaagtctgctacagccacacaacacaaaccttaatacacaaacacaaacccagcagacaaatacaaacacaaacacaaaacacactttctcatcgtctctttctcatcgtctctttatcttctcgctgtcactgttgatttcatcgtctaattatcaggtaaatctcgccgtcactgttggtttcatcgtctttcatcgtcattattttctttttctaattatttcatttgcatgtgtatgtgttagtttttatcgaccattatgttatttctttaagtattcgCTTAATTCGTCTTTTATCGTCATTATTCACTTAATTAACAAAgatgaagcaagatgatagagaggaatgctgataaacataattaatatatatatatatatatatatatatatatatatatatataataaatacataaattaaaaaaaaaattacattaaaaaaaatgcaattcttatattttcatagagggtcttattctcctctatgatatccgtcctctcctccttggctatttggaggtttcgttcagcagttgctatatcgtcatatagccgcaactgctgctgctccgtcaagccatcttctttggcgtccttcagaatGGATCGAGCATcagcaaggtagctcctgaaactttcctcaatgtggagcaaccggcggatgaaactgttgttgttctcgatcatagtaagagtcttaaggatgatatcattcattttgttggagtttggggtttgttttgaaagattaagtagggttaatttatttggagtttgttttagcagttagggtttggagatgtatatagtgagataatgaAAATGTTAGTtaagataatgcatgtatttatactaagcaatgtgtgggttgagttgttttttaattaatatatatgttaggaagttgtgccataatcatcatcatatctctcaatgctgcttcaaatcttattactaacccttctcattccatattgtccgttcatatgcacagtgatggcagtaataatgcatgcatcggaattataacgggccgtaattatgcatgcatctagtaatatttaatttaattttttttttattttttaagaataaacaacaacgattatttattaaaaaaccgttgtctttagttataacaacggttttgtatattttttttttttttgggtaaaggTAAGCTTCTCATTAAAATCAAAAGTATCCCATACAATTACATATTACTCTTTCATACATACTCATCATTTTTAGTGTTGGCTAATATAGGCAATCCAAGCTAAAGCACTAGCATTTCTACTGTTAAACTGTAACTGTCCTACGCGCATTTTCACCTCATTCTTGACCCGTTGCAGAATACATTCAGGTCTGCTGACAAAACCATCCACCCTGCTGACATTTCGTACATTCCAAATATTATACATAATGCTGGCTAAAATCACTGCTATAATCTTCTTCCTGCAAGCACTATGATCTCGCATCTGAACCCACCACTGAATCACCTCTGAACTTGGCAACTCAATCAGACACCAGTTAGCAATTAAATCTCTGCATCTTTGACTAAAAGCACATGAGAAGAAGAGATGCTCATGAGACTCTTCATGTAATCCACACAGAAAACACAGGTTACTCTGAATAATGTGCATTCTAAGCAGCCTATCCTGAGTTGTTAATCTCTGATGAGCAATCAACCAACAAAGAAAAGCCTGTTTAGGAATGATCCACTGATTTAGCACCCATGGATACCACGTCACCTTGTCCATATCTGGTTTCAGCAACTGATACCCTATCTTGCTGTTATAATGATCTATATCTGCTCTGAAAATGTAATCCTTGAGTAAATGCTTGACCTGGCATATTTTACGCCAAGCCCAGCTACTGTTAACTCCTGGTTCATACTCTTCCCAGTTGGAGTTCTTGATGTAGATGGCATGTACTCATTTGACCCATAGGTGGTCAGTCTTTTGAGCCACCCACCAAGCATATTTACCTATGGCCGCAAGATTCCAAGCATGAAAATCTCTGATCCCTAGGCCCCCCTGCTTTCTTGCTCTGCAAACTGTTTCCCAAGAAACCAGCATTGGGCTCTCCTTGCTATCATTACCATACCACAAGAAAGATCTGCAAATAGCCTCTAGTTTGCCAATGACAGTTTTGGGGAGGATAAAAATCCTAGCCCAATAATTGTGCAAGGAACTGAGTACAGCCTTTATCAATATCAGTCGTCCAGCATAAGAAAGCTTCCTTGACCCCAAGCTCCTGATCCTTTCAACAATCTTATCCACCAGTACATTGCAATCCAGTACAGACAGTCGTTTTTGAGAGACTGTCACCCCCAGGTATTTGAATGGGACAGTTCCTCTTTTCATACCAGTGGCTTTCTCAATATCATTTACCAACTGAGCATCAATACCATTGTAATAAAAATTCGATTAACTGCAATTCATGGACAGACCAGAAGATTTTGAGAACATCTTAAAGGCATGGAGCATCAACCCTACAGAAGCTCTATCTCCTTTGCAAAAGAGGATTAGATCATCAGCAAAGCATAAGTGGGACAATTTAATTCTATTGCAGAGAGGATGAAATTTGAAGCTGCTGTGTTTTTGAATCACTGACAAAACTCTACTGAGATATTCTAGGCAAAGAGTGAAAAGCAGGGGTGATAAGGGATCCCCTTGTCTAAGTCCTCTTTTGCCTCTAAAATACCCAAAGCTTTCACCATTAATAGACAAAGGAAAGGAGGGAGTGGTGAAGCAATGAACCAGGAGCTTGGTAAACTGATCAGGGAAACCAGtggctctcaacatatcctctacAAAAGCCCATTCCACTGAATCATAGGCCTTTTGTAGGTCCAGTTTCATCAATATTCTAGGAGAGAAACTCTTTCTCTTATACAATAGAACCAAATCCTGGCAAATCAAAATATTCCCTACAATATCCCTTCCCTTCACAAAAGCACTTTGAGAGGGGTTGATAATATGAGGTAATACCTTCCCCAATCTGTTGCATATCACTTTAGAGAGGCATTTGTACATAGTGTTGCAACAGGCAATGGGCCTAAATTGCATGACATTCTCAGGTATGGGAACCTTTGGGATAAGAGTAATGATGGTGGCATTACACTGTTTCAAAACTTCCCCAGACTGAAAAGCACTCTGAACAGCAGAAATTACATCAGCTCCCACAACACTCCAGTTATCCTTGAAAAACTGACTACTATACCCATCAGGGCCTGGGGCTTTTGTTCCTGGAATGCTAAACATAGCACTCCTGACTTCTTCCCCAGTGACAGGAGCAATCAATAAAGCACAATGTTCAGGAGTCAAACAATTCCCAAACTTAGCAATCCTCTTGTTGAGAGGTTTCACACATTTAGAGGAGCCCAGCATAGTCTCATAATACTCCTCAAAGGCTTTCTGGATGGTTTCAGGGGTAGAGCATAAGTGATTATTGACATCCTTCACCTGATACACTCTATTTTTAGCCCTTCTATGTTTAATGCTAGCATGGAAAAAGGTCGTATTATCATCTCCATACTGCATCCAGTCTCCCTTAGCTTTTTGTCTCAGAAACTGATCTCTGGCCTGCAATAATTCCTCTAAATTCCTGGCACATTCTCTTTCAGAGTGACATAAATCCTCATTTAGTGGGTCATCAACCAACAGTTTTTGAAAGTGGTTCAGAGACAATTCAGCTACATGGGTAAGGTTTTCAATGTCAGCAAAATGGTCTCTATTCAACATTTTTAATCCAGCTTTTAGCCCTCTCAACTTCTGGACTACTCTAAACATAGGAGTGCCCTTCACTTTTGTTGCCAACCGATCTTAATAATCTCATGGTAGTTAGGGGCCAATGACCACATATTATAATACTTAAACGAACtccctttcttttttctttctgcTTCAAGGTAAATGAGGCCTGGGCAATGGTCAAACATTCCCTCAAGAAGAAAGTGAACATAACTATCAGAGAAGCTATCCATCCAGTCATCATTGATGAAAACCCTATCCAATCTGCTATAAACTTTGGACTGATGCTCATGTTTGTTATTCCAGGTGAAAAAAGCCCCCTTCGCACTAAGATCAGATAGCTGACAGTCCTGAATAGTCTGCAGCATAGGCTTAATCTCAGCATGAGAAATAGGAGCCCTACCTATTCTTTCATTAACTTCCATCACAGAATTAAAGTCCCCAGCAACAATCCATGGACCCTGAATCATGCTATGATAATTCCTTAAGCTATCCCATAAAGGAATCCTTTCAGCAGCTTTGTTCAAACCATACACAACAGTCATCCAGAagtttttccttctaattttgtCAATCACCTGAAAGTGAATACTCTGAATCTGAACATCCAAGATATTAATATCATAGGCAGTAGGTTCCCATAAAAGCCAAATGCGTCCACCTCTATGTAAAGTACTATTAGTGCAGATAGCCCAATGATCACCTagattattctttactttattacCATTACTACTTCTTATTTTAGTTTCTAACAAACCACATAACCCCACTTTATTTAATAGTAAGCTTCTTTTTATTTCTTGTTGCTTTGTAGGGTTATTCATTCCTCGAACATTCCATACACAACACCTATCCATTGTCCACAGTAGGCTTTCTAGGACCACCTTTTTCAAACACTCTATTCTCAATTATCCCCAATCTTGTTTTCTACAATGATTGAGACAATGATTCCATAAAAGACACTCCTCCTGGTGTTATGACACCTGGTGTAAACGTCCTCTTTTCACCCCTATCATTCCTCATCAGCCTGGTTAAGAATCTCCTAGGGAGGGAGCTCTCCACCAGTGGGATTGTAGGCACTACAACTGGAGTCATAACCACTGCAGTGGCATTGGGAGTCCTAGGTATAGGAGCCTGCACAGGAACCTGTACAGGTGCTTTCTGTACTGGTTTAGGAGCAACTTTCTGCTGCTTCTGCACAGGTACTACCTTAGGTTTCCAGATTTTCCGACTCACAGGTTTGGTCATCCCCTTCCTACAGTTTTCAGTCAGATGTCCTAAGCCCTTACAAGCAGTACACTTCAAAGGAAGCCAGTCATACACTACCTTAAGCTGCTTAGACACTCCATGTTCATTAAGAAATGTAATAATATCAGGGAACTCTTGACCAACATCCACCTCAATCATTATTCTAGCAAACCCTAAGAAATTCATGTGAAAGGTAGCATCATCACACTTAATGAAACTGCCTACCACTCCACTTAATTTCTTCAGGCACTCTAGACCCCAATACTTGACATCCAAGCCATATAATTTCATCCAGATTGGAATTCGTTTAACATCATACTTGATTAACTCAGTATCCTGTGTCCATTCCTTAACAATAACAGGCTTATTATCGAAAAGTAAATGGCCATTATTCAGAACAAATTGTTGTTGCTCTTTAGTCTTAAATCTGACTAAGAAAATACCATTAGGCATAAAAGAAATTTTATCAATACCCTGAGCTTTCCATACGCGATTGATAAACCCAGTGAGTACTGAACTCGGAGGGTTCGCACCAAGCACATAACAGAAAACAGAGGATGACCAGAACTGTATCTCCCCGGCAACATCCTCCTTAGTAATTTGTATCATCGGTCGGTCGTTCGTTGTTGCTGGAATTTGCGGAACTGGTTCATCTTGATAGATTTCTTCCTCCTCAAGTATCATCTCTAAGTCATCTTCAAGTTCCTGCGATGAAAATTGCAACTGTCTGTGATGTGATTTTCCTTTCTTAGATGAAGAATTCAGACTAATATCTACTGTTTTTTGTGaatttttcgtgttttttttatgtgaatttgttgaattttgaggatttttgttgtttttcttagATCTAGCCATTGCTTGAAGATTAAGCTAAACTAACAGAAAAGCAAAGGTAGGTTTCTCTCTCTACGTTTCTCTCTCATCCTCACgtataagcatgagctttttacttactcctaaagtgcaattcaatttatttgatgatatgaggatgacaaattaacggttttgtatattataaccgttgttataactttccccccaaaattgagtcacactttccacaacgagtttttatacttaaaaccgttgttaatagtttcaacaacgggttccttaagaaaaccaaccgttgttaaaaccttttacaacggacgctttaacaa is a genomic window containing:
- the LOC141631303 gene encoding uncharacterized protein LOC141631303, whose amino-acid sequence is MDRCCVWNVRGMNNPTKQQEIKRSLLLNKVGLCGLLETKIRSSNGNKVKNNLGDHWAICTNSTLHRGGRIWLLWEPTAYDINILDVQIQSIHFQVIDKIRRKNFWMTVVYGLNKAAERIPLWDSLRNYHSMIQGPWIVAGDFNSVMEVNERIGRAPISHAEIKPMLQTIQDCQLSDLSAKGAFFTWNNKHEHQSKVYSRLDRVFINDDWMDSFSDSYVHFLLEGMFDHCPGLIYLEAERKKKGSSFKYYNMWSLAPNYHEIIKIGWQQK